The window AGGTCGGTAAGCCCAAGCTGGGGGAAGACGAGCATACTTCTGCATCTCAGGTTGCTCATCATAGGGTCTTGACATTAGTTTGAGAAGAGTTCGGACCTCTCCAAAGTCTCCTTGCTCAGCCACATCAATTGCACTTTGGCAGAGGTAATTCCGGAGGACGTACTTAGGATTCACCGAGTCCATCGAAGCCTTTCGTTCTTCATCTGACATGCCACTGCTAGCGAGCTGGGGGAAGATGACGATGTTGGTGGATTAGTTCAGAGAAGCTAGGCAAAACAAGTATCCGTACTAAACGAAGCAGAAAAAGTATCCAACCACTTAATGATTAAAGTTTGGAAAGTACGTTTGCAAATGCGAGAAAGTGAATGAATGACAGAAGTAGTGGAGTCAGCATACCTCCTGTATGTAGGTTTTCACCCAGCTGATCCACGCCTCCTTTCGCTCCTTCCCGATATCCAGTAGAACAGACTTCAATGGAACTAGAAGCTCTTCTTCAGGAATTTTGGGATCGGCTTTGATATTTGAAAGCAACCGAAAGAAGTTTGTGTAATCAACTTTATCCACAGCCATATTGTTCAGAAGCTTGCTTATCAGCTGTTTATTGTACTTAGGGAGGCCAAGCTTTCTGGTCATGATAGCCTGATACTCATCCATAAACTTGGTCCCATATCTGCCGCAAAATAAAGGATCCATCATTAACCAACTAGTAATGACATATAAGATTCCCATAATAAACAGAAAATCATAACTTCGAAACCACCTTTCCAAGGCATAATTCATCTCCTTATCATTTATCAGCTGAGCAGCGGAAAGGGTTGAAACGAACTGGGCTATATTCCACAAACCGATGTCTGGCTGATTTGCAAAACAGTATCTTCTTCCAGGAAGATCGGTTGTATTAGGGGTATAGGTTGGGTCGAAAGCATCGAGAAATCCAAAAGGACCATAATCAATCGTCAGGCCCAAAATGCTCATATTATCTGTGTTTAAGACCCCATGAGTGAACCCAACCCCCTGCCACTTTGCGATCATGGAAGCAGTACGCTCTGCAATCTCCACCGTCCAAGCTGATAGAATTGATGATTCACTATAAGTCATCTTTAAATGATTACAAGAAGGGGAGAATAGAACCCGAAATATTCACGCTTCTTAGTTGTGCTCTTATATCTTCATGTGCAAATAGAAGCAGTCGCAGAAAAAGGATTGAAAAATTTGCCCTTTAAAGCTGGTTAACGATTATCATTAAAACAAGGGTATAATACCTGCGTATTTATTTGATGTAAGATCCACCACATCCTGATCATTACTGCCCGTGTTGAAGGACAGGCTTTCACTTGTGGTCATATTTTCTATGTGAGGGAAATGATGCCTAATGGCGTAATCAGCCAAAGCCCTTACGATTTCAAGATCCTCTTTGCCTCTTGAAGCATGTATTTGATATGAACCAAAGCGTAAAAAAGATTGAGCAACTCTGCACGCAATTGCACCAGGTTCGTCCTTCGGATTGCCACTGCATAGTacaatggaaaaaaaaaatcaaatataacaCTTTGTATTCAAACACTgcacctatatatatagtttaaaaaaaaatatggcaGGTCAATGATGGTGAACATCTTATTTCTctagaaaaattatatttgaagTTCAGGGACATCGTGAACATACTCATAGAACATGTCTCGAGTGACGAATTTCCCAGTTGTCACCAGACAAAGAGCTCGTGTAGTTGGGATACCGAGACTATGCATCGCTTCACTACAGAGAAATTCTCTGATGCTACTGCGCAGAACAGCGAGCCCATCAGCGAATCTACTGTATGGGGTCTTTCCAGCCCCTTTGAGCTGCAGTTCCCATCTTTCGGACTTAGAGTTCACAAGCTCCCCAAGAGTAATTGCCCTACCATCACCCAACTGACCGGCCCACATCCCAAATTGGTGTCCTCCATAGCACTGAGCATAGGGCAACCTAGCATAGACATTATAGGAGTCCAGATAAAATTAAGTCAAAGACTCCAAGGATGTTTTACGTCAAGTTAGATCTATCGATGTCAAGTCACATGACGTACCCTCCCACTAGAGGAGCTGCACCGGAGAATATTAGCGGAAAATCTGATCTTTCGAATCTGTGCCCAACAAAATAGGTTCAGATAGTTTAATAAACGAAGCAAGAAAACCATCCTCAAAAAACAGCATAAATAGGAAGTGCTAGGGAAGGGAAAACTCACTCCTTAGGATCCAAATCAAGTAATTCGGCAACCGATTCTGACCATGCAACGAGTTGAGGATTGTCCACTTCAGCTGAAGGGGAGACTTTTGTATAGCAAGCATGAAGCACCTGCATTTCAAACCGCGTAAGAAAGGTAATAGCAACTACAAAGTCCTCGAACTCAATTTGAATCATCGATGTGCACAATCTCTCCGAATCACGGGACAGTTCCAGAAACGCAAC of the Punica granatum isolate Tunisia-2019 chromosome 6, ASM765513v2, whole genome shotgun sequence genome contains:
- the LOC116210771 gene encoding uncharacterized protein LOC116210771; the protein is MLSHLSLKPPLSLSASSPLLSPLLRRRIATAEPSLRPTASLSSLLGLPSQLRFACHASSPGAGSSSSSVSMDSPPPPEDATGASVESVTRDLKNQSLDGDGDSSRARRFRLEDLNWDHSFVHELPGDPRTDAFPREVLHACYTKVSPSAEVDNPQLVAWSESVAELLDLDPKEFERSDFPLIFSGAAPLVGGLPYAQCYGGHQFGMWAGQLGDGRAITLGELVNSKSERWELQLKGAGKTPYSRFADGLAVLRSSIREFLCSEAMHSLGIPTTRALCLVTTGKFVTRDMFYDGNPKDEPGAIACRVAQSFLRFGSYQIHASRGKEDLEIVRALADYAIRHHFPHIENMTTSESLSFNTGSNDQDVVDLTSNKYAAWTVEIAERTASMIAKWQGVGFTHGVLNTDNMSILGLTIDYGPFGFLDAFDPTYTPNTTDLPGRRYCFANQPDIGLWNIAQFVSTLSAAQLINDKEMNYALERYGTKFMDEYQAIMTRKLGLPKYNKQLISKLLNNMAVDKVDYTNFFRLLSNIKADPKIPEEELLVPLKSVLLDIGKERKEAWISWVKTYIQELASSGMSDEERKASMDSVNPKYVLRNYLCQSAIDVAEQGDFGEVRTLLKLMSRPYDEQPEMQKYARLPPAWAYRPGVCMLSCSS